The following nucleotide sequence is from uncultured Flavobacterium sp..
GCAATAAGTTTGTTTTGTTGGTTGTTATAAAATTCTGTCAGTGTTCTAATCGCAGCGCTTATTGTAATGATTAAAATATAGAAAAGTGATGGGCCAACTTTAAAAAAAAGAGGTTGTCTCATCTCAAACCTTATTTGTTTGCCTTTCGGAAAAGTGTTAGGATCAATTGGCATTGCTCTTGGAGGCATAATATTCGAAGTTCTTAAATGTCTGAACTCAGGAATAAAATAATTGATTCTGATAATCATAAAAACAGCAATCAGAACAAGAACAAAAACAAAATAGAGCCAGTATTTTTTTTGCAAAAGCAAAGCAGGAACCAAGTAAAAATAGTTCAGATAAAACAATATAATTCCGGTGAACCATTGTACATAAAAGTCATTATTGATCCTGAACGGGCTTTCATAAAACTGAATTAAAGAAGTCAGAATAAAGAAAACCCATATCATGCAATGGAATAAAATTCTATTGGAACTCGTATTTTTAATGGTATCTATTTTCATTTATAATTTTATTTTTAATAAAATTAAATCATTTTTGGTTACCGTTGGTGATATCTGCTGATTGAGTTTGTCAACGACTAAATGAGCCACTTTTAAGGCATCATCTTCTGTCGAAAAGCTTTTAGAATCACTTATTACGGGTATTATGGATTGCTTGATTATGATTTTGTCTTTGTAAGTAATTGAATATCCCCAGCCAGATTCTGTTTTGAATGCTTCTGATTTAAAAGCTCCGTTTTTTGTACAGGCAACAAATTGTAAAACAAGCAAAAGAAACAGTAAATTCTTCTGGATTTTAGCCCGGAAGAATTTCATTTTTGCATTAATTATCATCGTCATTTTGCGCTTCTAATGGTTTAAACTCCCAGGCATCATCAAAGTAAGTTGAACCTACTCGTCCTAACATATAATAACCACGATTGTTTATTGCAAAACCAACAGCATCTGCTCGCATAGCACCTTCCATTGGAGTTCTTTCTACCCATACATCAGTCGATGGAGTGTATTCCCAGACTGTTTTGATGCTTTCGCCGCCTACAACATATCCAAGTCCGTTCATAGAAAAACTAGAAGCATTTGCACGCGTGATTGCATAATCATCATTGTAAGTAGGATCATCATCAGTGTTTTTGTCAATGTCGCGTTTTCTGGTCCAGACATCAGTTGATGGATCAAATTCCCAAAAATCTTCCTGATAAACGCCATTGTTTATACCAGTTACCAAATAAGCTTTAGTATCAATTACAAAAACAGTAGCATTACGTCTTTTGTTTCCGCTAAACCCGTTTACAAGAGTCCAGGTGTTTGCCTGATCATTATATTGATAAAAATCTTTTAGATAATTTCCATCATAACCAGTTCCAAAATAAGCTTTTCCGCCCACCTGAAAACCTACCGCTGCATAACGGCCAGTTCCTCCAAAATCAGTTTTTTGAGTCCAGCTATTACTGGTTGGATCGTATTGATAGAAATCTTTCAGTTTATTGGTTCCGTCATAACCCAGACCAATATATCCTTTTTCGTTTAGCGTAAAACTTGAAGCAGAACTTCTGCCAACGCCTATAAAATCAGCTTTTTGTTCCCAATAATCTCCATTAGAACTGTATGCCCATAAATCTTTTAAATATACATCTCCGGTATAACCAGTTGCCACATAAGCATAATCTCCTATTACAAAACTAGTTGCACTAGATCTTGCAGGTCCGTCAAATGCCGATTTTTTAACCCAGTTTCCTACTAAATCATCATTGTTATCATCATTACTGCAGCCTATAAAAATGAGACTCGAAAACAGTGCCGCGAATAATATTCCTTTTTTTAAATTATTCATAGTGTATTAAATTTATTTATTGTTTGTATTTGATCCCAATGCCTAGAATATATCCGTTGCCTGTGTTGAAATTATAGACATTATGATTTTCATTATCGATCAGGTTGTATTTTTTGTTAAAGTCATATCCTGCTTTAAAATTTAGAAACCAGTTTTTAGTAACATTTCTTTCATACTCAAAAGCCGAAGTTATTTGTGATAAACTCGCCTTAGTGGCACTTTCATACATCTTGTTTTGAGCGTCTAAATAATAAAAGCTTCCATTGAAACTATTCGTTAAACTGAATTTATTTCGGATGTTATTTGAGTACGAAATATTCGAATCCGGAAATCCTATCAACACATTGCTTTGTTCATTTATCTTATAGTTTATTGACAAAGTTGGAATGAACTTGGGAGAGCCAAAAATGGCCGTTCTAGCCAATCCAATTTTAATACTAGTCTTTGAATTTAATTGCTGATTAATATCAAAACTCCCAAAAAGAAAAAAATCAGAAGCATCTAAGTTTTGCTGAAAATTTACCGAAGGCATGATCGCAAAATCAATTTTTGTTGTATTTGAAACTTCCTGTTTGATTTCAAACTTATTTTGAATCTGATTAAATTGACTCAGTTCTTCAACGCTTTTAAAGCTGTTTAATTCATAATTCACTTTCAAATTTGAGTATTCTAATGTATTTGTTATTTGATTTGTAAAGCTTAATTTTTTACTGAAAAGGATTCCAATACTACTTTCGTTAAAATCAATTTTATCTGTTGGTTCTGTTTTTAAATTCATATTTACAGAGAAACTTTCCTGTGCTTTCATACTGAAAAATGAAATTGAAAAAATCGAACAAATTAAAAACCTTATTTTCATTACTTATTTATTGGTTCAAAAGTAGGTGGCTAATGGTTTTAAAAAAAAGAAGATATATGTATGGCGCTTTTTGATAGACTAAATAGCTTTTTTTAAGGCCGAATGAAGTATTTGACGATAATAATCTGTTATAGATGATTTTGGACTATTTATAGGTCAAAAATGCACGACTGTATATGTTATAGTGTAGTGCAGAAGAGTGCATTTTATATTTGCTCAAAAAATTGATTATGCACAAGTTTATATTGATGTTCTTTTTTGCGCTATCGTTAATTTCATGCGGTACAGATACAGATGCCGGCGAGTTTGTTGTAGGGTCTGACTATTTAGCTTTAAATAATAAAGTTATCTTAGTAGATACTCTCACGGTTGATATGTCTACCATAAATTTAGATTCGCTTGTGACTTCCGGTCAAAGCCGAATTTTGACAGGAAATTATGACGACCCCATTTTTGGGAAGGTAAAGTCTGATAGTTATTTTCAATTATCGTCTACTGTATACAATTTAGTTAATAATGGTTCAGATACGGAGTCTGTAAATTATGTTTTTGATTCTATTTCGATGATTCTAAAATATGATAACTATTATTTTGGAGACACCACAAAAGTGCAAACATTTGATATTCATCGTCTGATTCAGAAAGTAAAGCCTAACACAGAGGATAAAAATTTCTATAACAATTCGGCATTGAATTATAGTTCAGAAAGTCTTGGCACCATTTCATATAAGCCACGACCAATTGGAAAAGATTCTATCAATATAAAAATGAGTGACACATTTGGTGCAGAACTTTTTCAGAAATTAAAGAAAAGAGATATCACGGATTTTGACACTTTTACAGAATATTTAAAAGGCCTTGTTTTAGTGCCTTCGGCTTCTAATTCTTCCAGTGTTATTGGTTTTAGTACTGCAACCAGTAAAGTGAGGTTGTATTATTCAAAATATCAGGCAGATACTGAAGAAACGCCCTATTTTTTAGATTTTTCTGTACTTGACAACACAAAACAGTTCAATGCTATTTCATCAGACAAATCAGGAACTTTACTTCAGAATTTGCCCGTTCCAACAAGCAAATTGGTTAGTTCTTTAACCAATCGGCAAGGTTTTATTCAGTCCGGAACGGGAGTTTGCTGCAGAATAGATTTTCCAAATATCAAGCAATTCCAACGTATTTCAGCAAGTGGGGCAATTGTCGCTGCCGAATTAGTTTTAAAGCCGGTTAATAATTCCTATTCAGACAAATATCCCTTAGCCGATTCTTTAAAGGTTTATGTAGGTGATAATTTGAACAGGATTAGTGGTTCTTTGCTGGATTCTGCAAATAAATCTGTCTACGGAATTTTAAATAAGAAGAGTGACGAGTTTAATGAGAATATTGGTTATACAATTCCTATCGGAGGTTTTCTGCAAAAAGAAATGTGGAAACAATCTGCTTCCAGATCTTCTTTGATTCTTACTTTACCCGCAATTTCTAAAGCAGTCAACAGAGTTGTTTTAGGAGATCAAAAACATTCAGACAATAAAATTCAGTTGAAAATTTATTACATCTCTTATTAAATGAAAAATAAAATAGTTTATTTCAGTGGCGCTATTTTAATGTCGCTGACTTCATTTGCACAAAGTATTTCGAGTTCTCCTTATTCATTATATGGAGTAGGAAGTTTGTACGATTCTGATTTTGGATCGCTTCCTTCAATTGGTTCTTCAGGTATTGCATTACCTTCAGATACGTTTATAAATAATTTAAATCCGGCGTCATTAGGTTATTTGCCTCTGAATCATTTTATGTTTGATATTGGGGGAAAAGCGATTGCGACAACTTATCAGAGTGGTTCAAGAAGCGAAAAGCGCAATAATTTTCAATTTTCGCATATTGCTTTTGCATTTCCGGTTACTAAAAACTCTGGATTTAGTGTTGCCTTACGTCCTTATTCAAGTGCAACATTTAAAATCTCCAATTTAAAACTACCAATTTCAGACAGCCAGGAATATTATTATTTAACTGCAGCGGGTTCCGGCGGATTAAACAATTTTGATTTTTCGTATGGATATCGGTTTGGAAAAAAACTTTCTGTAGGAGCATCGGCTGCTGTTTTGTTTGGAAACACTAGGGATGATAGAAGTTTTCTAATCGCAAATTCAGTAACGACAATGAGTAAAAAAACAAATTATAGTGGTTTGCGGGCTACATTTGGGGCTCAGTATAAAATTGATTCAACTTTTACAATTGCTACAACCTTTAAGTTGCCAGCACAAATTGGGGCTTCTAAAGTTCAATCGGTTCAAACAATTGCAAACGATGTAACAACCAGTATAGAGTCTAATGTTGCAACCGATATAGATGATTATTATTTGCCTTTAGAAATTGGAGTAGGAATTAGCAAGCGCTTTAAGAACAATTTAAACATGACTCTTGATTATGAAAAGAGTTTATGGAACAACACAAATCAGTCTGAATTATATGGAAATTTTGTTAATCAAGACAGATTTGCACTTGGGTTTTCTTATAATTCCAGAAAAAATGCCAGAAGATATTGGGACACGGTTCAGTACTCTACAGGTTTGAATTTTGACACCGGTTATCTTGAAGTCGACGGAAAAAGAGTTAACAACGCAGCCATTTCTGTTGGAATTTCACTGCCAATTGAAAACACTTTTTCCGCCGTAAATATTTCTTATTCGTATGGACAAAAAGGAAGAATCTCAGATAATCTTATCAAAGAAAACTACCATAAAATATCCCTGAATTTATCTTTGGATGGAATTTGGTTCGTCAAGCGAAAAATAGAGTAGAGGTTTAAAAATCTTTTTCGATTACAGGGTATTTATAATTTAAAATCGATTTTAAAACTTCAGGATTTGAATTGACATAAAATGTTGGGTCGTTATTTGGAGTATCAGTAAAACCAACTTTTTCGCGTAAGACGTTTTGAGTTTGTCTGGCAACTGCTTCTCCGGAATCAATAATTTGAATATGCTCCGGCAAAATCTTTTTTATCTGCGGAATCAAATACGGATAGTGGCTACAACCCAATACCAGATAGTCAATATTAGCATCAATCATTGGTTGTAAATACGATTCTAATAATTGAGTCATCTCTGGCGAATTTAGATTTCCGTCTTCAATAAGCTGCACAAGCCCGTGACCAACTTGCTCAATTATTGTGGTATGCTGAAACATTTCGGCAGTTTTATTAAATAACTCACTATTCAATGTTCCTTGTGTAGCCAGAATGCCAATGACTTGTGTTTTCGAATTTGTGGCTGCAGGTTTTATTGCAGGTTCAATTCCTATAAATGGGATATCATATTCAGCACGAAGTTCTCTTATAGCATTTGTTGTAGCGGTGTTGCAAGCAACAACGATAATCTTGCAATTTTGCTCTAGTAAAAAATCAACATTTTTTTTGCTCAAAGCAACAATTTCTTCTTTGGTTCTTTGACCATAAGGAGCATTTTTACTATCGGCTAAATAAATTGTTTTTTCGTTTGGAAGCAGATCATGAATGGCATTCCAGATGGAAGTTCCTCCAATACCAGAATCAAAAACGCCTATAGGATTGTTGTTCGTCATAATACAAATTTAGTATTTTTTGGAATAGATTTATATTCCAATTTAACTGAAATCTTTAAAAATTATTGTTTTTTAATTTTGGTTTAAAGTAAAAAAAAACTGCTCAAACTTTTTGAAAGAATTGAGCAGTTTTGATAGTATAAGAAATCTGTTTCTTAGAATCCTAAATCTTTTTTAACATCAGCAGTAATGTTTGGACCATCAGCTAACAATAAAGTAGAACCGTCAAGAACATATTGGAAACCTTTAGCTTTTCCAACTTTTTGGATAGCAGCTCTTACTTTTTCCATTAATGGTTTTACGATATCAGTTTCTTTTTGTTGTAGCTCTTTTTGTGCATTGTCTCTATAGTCAACAATTCTTTTTTGCATGTCTTGAACTTCTTTAGAACGATCTCCGTTTACAGCTTCAGTTACAGTTGCAGCTTCAGCTTCATACTTTTTAATTTTTACTTGGTATTCGTCAACCATTTTTTTGTATTCTGCATCATATGTACCGCTTAATTTTTGTAATTGGTTTTGAGCATCTAGCATTGCAGGCATTTTCGACATAATCTCGCTAACATCAACATGAGCTACCTTAGCTTGTGCGTTAATTGTGTTACTTGCTCCTAAAATTAAAATGGCAGCAATTAGTAAAGTTTTGAATTGTTTCATCATTTTTAAAATATTAATTAATTATTGGTCGTATTTGATTTTTGTGTTTCGGCTTCTTTTGCTTTTTTAGCCGCTTCTCTTTCTTCTAAAATTTTCTTTCTTCTGTCTTCTAATTCTTTTTTACGTTGCTCGTAGAGTTTCTGTCTTTCTGCAGCTTTATCTACTGCTGGTGTTGCCGGAGTTGTTTCAGTTCCTGTTGGTGTTGCAGTTTTTGCTGTACCATCGGTTTTAGTAGCATCCGTTGTTTTTGCTGTTTCAGAAACCGTGCCATTTTTTTTAGCTTCTCGCTCTGCCTGAATTGCTTTTCTTCTGTCGTCGTATTCTTTTTTCTTAGCTTCCTGCTCTAATCTTCTGTCTTCAATTAGTTTATCTCTGGCAGCTTTCTTTTCGTCTAATGCTTTTTGTCTGTCTTGTAATGCTGGACTTTCATCAATAGCATTTTCTTTACTTTCTTTAGCTTCCTGATCTTTTAATTGTTTTTTAGTCAATTGTTCACGTTTGTCAGTTCTGTTTAAAATACGTAAAACCTGATCGCTAATGTCAAATCTTTTGTTACTGAAAAGCATTGTTAAATCTGATGATTTGTCAAACACAAAATCATAATTTTTAGCTTCAGCTATATCTTGGACAGCTGTAAAAACCTGATCTTGTATAGGTTTTACCAACGCCTTTTTTTGATAAATTAAACTTCCATCAGGACCAAATTGCTTTTGTTGGTAATCTAACATTTCGTCTTCAAGAAATTTGATTTCAGTTTCTCTTTCATCAATTAACTCTTTGGTAAGAAGCGCTTTTTCAGCTTTAAGGTTTTCTTTAAGAGTATTGATGTTTAATTTCTTAGCTTCAATTTCTTGTTTCCATTTTTGAGCTTTCAACTCTAGTTGGGCTTTTGCGTCTTTATAGTCAGAAACATTTTCCAAAATGTACTCCATATCGATGTAGCCAATCCTAGTCGTTTTTCCTTGTGC
It contains:
- a CDS encoding DUF4907 domain-containing protein, producing MTMIINAKMKFFRAKIQKNLLFLLLVLQFVACTKNGAFKSEAFKTESGWGYSITYKDKIIIKQSIIPVISDSKSFSTEDDALKVAHLVVDKLNQQISPTVTKNDLILLKIKL
- a CDS encoding kelch repeat-containing protein, producing MNNLKKGILFAALFSSLIFIGCSNDDNNDDLVGNWVKKSAFDGPARSSATSFVIGDYAYVATGYTGDVYLKDLWAYSSNGDYWEQKADFIGVGRSSASSFTLNEKGYIGLGYDGTNKLKDFYQYDPTSNSWTQKTDFGGTGRYAAVGFQVGGKAYFGTGYDGNYLKDFYQYNDQANTWTLVNGFSGNKRRNATVFVIDTKAYLVTGINNGVYQEDFWEFDPSTDVWTRKRDIDKNTDDDPTYNDDYAITRANASSFSMNGLGYVVGGESIKTVWEYTPSTDVWVERTPMEGAMRADAVGFAINNRGYYMLGRVGSTYFDDAWEFKPLEAQNDDDN
- a CDS encoding DUF6268 family outer membrane beta-barrel protein — protein: MKAQESFSVNMNLKTEPTDKIDFNESSIGILFSKKLSFTNQITNTLEYSNLKVNYELNSFKSVEELSQFNQIQNKFEIKQEVSNTTKIDFAIMPSVNFQQNLDASDFFLFGSFDINQQLNSKTSIKIGLARTAIFGSPKFIPTLSINYKINEQSNVLIGFPDSNISYSNNIRNKFSLTNSFNGSFYYLDAQNKMYESATKASLSQITSAFEYERNVTKNWFLNFKAGYDFNKKYNLIDNENHNVYNFNTGNGYILGIGIKYKQ
- a CDS encoding DUF4270 family protein yields the protein MHKFILMFFFALSLISCGTDTDAGEFVVGSDYLALNNKVILVDTLTVDMSTINLDSLVTSGQSRILTGNYDDPIFGKVKSDSYFQLSSTVYNLVNNGSDTESVNYVFDSISMILKYDNYYFGDTTKVQTFDIHRLIQKVKPNTEDKNFYNNSALNYSSESLGTISYKPRPIGKDSINIKMSDTFGAELFQKLKKRDITDFDTFTEYLKGLVLVPSASNSSSVIGFSTATSKVRLYYSKYQADTEETPYFLDFSVLDNTKQFNAISSDKSGTLLQNLPVPTSKLVSSLTNRQGFIQSGTGVCCRIDFPNIKQFQRISASGAIVAAELVLKPVNNSYSDKYPLADSLKVYVGDNLNRISGSLLDSANKSVYGILNKKSDEFNENIGYTIPIGGFLQKEMWKQSASRSSLILTLPAISKAVNRVVLGDQKHSDNKIQLKIYYISY
- a CDS encoding aromatic hydrocarbon degradation protein, producing MKNKIVYFSGAILMSLTSFAQSISSSPYSLYGVGSLYDSDFGSLPSIGSSGIALPSDTFINNLNPASLGYLPLNHFMFDIGGKAIATTYQSGSRSEKRNNFQFSHIAFAFPVTKNSGFSVALRPYSSATFKISNLKLPISDSQEYYYLTAAGSGGLNNFDFSYGYRFGKKLSVGASAAVLFGNTRDDRSFLIANSVTTMSKKTNYSGLRATFGAQYKIDSTFTIATTFKLPAQIGASKVQSVQTIANDVTTSIESNVATDIDDYYLPLEIGVGISKRFKNNLNMTLDYEKSLWNNTNQSELYGNFVNQDRFALGFSYNSRKNARRYWDTVQYSTGLNFDTGYLEVDGKRVNNAAISVGISLPIENTFSAVNISYSYGQKGRISDNLIKENYHKISLNLSLDGIWFVKRKIE
- the murI gene encoding glutamate racemase — translated: MTNNNPIGVFDSGIGGTSIWNAIHDLLPNEKTIYLADSKNAPYGQRTKEEIVALSKKNVDFLLEQNCKIIVVACNTATTNAIRELRAEYDIPFIGIEPAIKPAATNSKTQVIGILATQGTLNSELFNKTAEMFQHTTIIEQVGHGLVQLIEDGNLNSPEMTQLLESYLQPMIDANIDYLVLGCSHYPYLIPQIKKILPEHIQIIDSGEAVARQTQNVLREKVGFTDTPNNDPTFYVNSNPEVLKSILNYKYPVIEKDF
- a CDS encoding OmpH family outer membrane protein translates to MMKQFKTLLIAAILILGASNTINAQAKVAHVDVSEIMSKMPAMLDAQNQLQKLSGTYDAEYKKMVDEYQVKIKKYEAEAATVTEAVNGDRSKEVQDMQKRIVDYRDNAQKELQQKETDIVKPLMEKVRAAIQKVGKAKGFQYVLDGSTLLLADGPNITADVKKDLGF
- a CDS encoding OmpH family outer membrane protein, coding for MRKQFLFIFLALIVANTSQAQGKTTRIGYIDMEYILENVSDYKDAKAQLELKAQKWKQEIEAKKLNINTLKENLKAEKALLTKELIDERETEIKFLEDEMLDYQQKQFGPDGSLIYQKKALVKPIQDQVFTAVQDIAEAKNYDFVFDKSSDLTMLFSNKRFDISDQVLRILNRTDKREQLTKKQLKDQEAKESKENAIDESPALQDRQKALDEKKAARDKLIEDRRLEQEAKKKEYDDRRKAIQAEREAKKNGTVSETAKTTDATKTDGTAKTATPTGTETTPATPAVDKAAERQKLYEQRKKELEDRRKKILEEREAAKKAKEAETQKSNTTNN